A genome region from Thermomonospora amylolytica includes the following:
- a CDS encoding RNA-guided endonuclease InsQ/TnpB family protein, with amino-acid sequence MSQIMKRAYKYRFYPTPEQAELLHRTFGCVRLVWNKALAERTRRYEDEGKNTSYAETAKWLTDWKRDPELEFLREVSNVPLQQALWQQQAAFNNFFAKRARYPRFKSKKKSRKSATFQNNAFSFRDGRLKLAKMTEPLDIRWSRPLPEGAVPSTATVSQDAAGRWFVSLLVEEVISPLAPSRGQVGIDAAWTELRWMLEYKTAWYGRELLVVDRFFPSSKLCSARECGYRHTEMPLDVRTWTCPGCGTVHDRDVNAAQNILAAGLAER; translated from the coding sequence ATGTCCCAGATCATGAAGCGGGCGTACAAGTACCGCTTCTATCCGACCCCCGAGCAGGCGGAACTGCTGCACCGCACGTTCGGGTGCGTCCGGCTGGTCTGGAACAAGGCGCTGGCCGAGCGCACACGCCGCTACGAGGACGAGGGCAAGAACACCTCGTATGCAGAAACCGCCAAGTGGCTCACCGACTGGAAGCGGGATCCCGAGCTGGAGTTCCTGCGCGAGGTGTCGAACGTCCCGCTCCAACAGGCGCTCTGGCAGCAGCAGGCGGCGTTCAACAACTTCTTCGCCAAACGCGCCAGGTATCCGCGCTTCAAGTCGAAGAAGAAGTCCCGCAAGTCGGCGACGTTTCAGAACAACGCCTTCTCCTTCCGGGACGGGCGGCTCAAGCTCGCGAAGATGACCGAGCCGCTGGACATCCGCTGGTCCCGCCCGCTGCCGGAGGGAGCGGTACCGTCCACGGCCACCGTGTCCCAGGATGCGGCGGGCCGGTGGTTCGTATCCCTGCTGGTCGAGGAGGTGATCAGCCCACTGGCCCCGTCTCGGGGACAGGTGGGCATCGACGCGGCCTGGACCGAGCTCCGGTGGATGCTGGAGTACAAGACGGCCTGGTACGGGCGGGAACTGCTGGTCGTGGACCGATTCTTCCCCAGCAGCAAGCTGTGCTCCGCCCGGGAGTGCGGCTACCGGCACACCGAGATGCCGCTGGATGTCCGGACCTGGACGTGCCCGGGGTGCGGCACCGTTCACGACCGGGACGTCAACGCCGCGCAGAACATCCTCGCCGCCGGGCTGGCGGAGAGGTAA
- a CDS encoding tannase/feruloyl esterase family alpha/beta hydrolase, which yields MPIIRPLLATALVASAVAVPARSAAADSCPQVTVPGAEHQVIACLDDLTTAGTVASGHTVPADYAGLHPAGARNPSGVPGMQIDGYFPDDSTFNTHHGWNHDSQFVIRLPERWNGGLVVAGTPGNRRQYANDFTISDRALAKGYAYAAIDKGNSGLEFYKDGDRPGDAIAEWNFRLTQLTKAARQVVKARYGRTPSRTYAAGVSNGGYLVRWQLEKHPELYTGGIDWEGTLWTDRGPNLLKFLPTVLSGSPEKVYPAASSFLWPYHRQVYWDLTQRIYREEIDPAYDGDLQAGIPYCAPGTPSCDADYDYDSRPHEVHKAVRRISLTGEIGRPMITIHGTLDALLPIDADSDHYAAMIRRQGRSALHRYYRIEDGNHTDGLYDAFPDRLRPLLPCYHNAFDALEAWTTRGVRPPASATLPRPDGDVVTTCPLTGGR from the coding sequence ACCGCGCTGGTCGCGAGCGCGGTGGCCGTCCCGGCCCGTTCCGCGGCGGCCGACTCCTGTCCCCAGGTGACCGTTCCGGGTGCCGAGCACCAGGTCATCGCCTGCCTGGACGACCTGACCACCGCCGGGACCGTCGCCTCCGGCCACACCGTGCCGGCCGACTACGCCGGGCTGCACCCGGCCGGGGCGCGCAACCCGAGCGGCGTGCCGGGGATGCAGATCGACGGCTACTTCCCGGACGACTCCACGTTCAACACCCACCACGGTTGGAACCACGACAGCCAGTTCGTGATCCGGCTGCCCGAGCGGTGGAACGGCGGCCTGGTGGTGGCGGGCACGCCGGGCAACCGGCGGCAGTACGCCAACGACTTCACCATCTCCGACCGTGCACTGGCCAAGGGGTACGCGTACGCGGCGATCGACAAGGGCAACAGCGGGCTGGAGTTCTACAAGGACGGCGACCGGCCCGGCGACGCCATCGCCGAGTGGAACTTCCGGCTGACCCAGCTCACCAAGGCCGCCCGGCAGGTCGTCAAGGCCCGCTACGGCAGGACGCCGAGCCGGACCTACGCGGCGGGCGTCTCCAACGGCGGCTACCTGGTGCGGTGGCAGTTGGAGAAGCACCCCGAGCTCTACACCGGCGGCATCGACTGGGAGGGCACCCTGTGGACGGACAGGGGACCCAACCTGCTGAAGTTCCTGCCGACCGTGCTGAGCGGGTCGCCGGAGAAGGTGTATCCGGCCGCGTCGTCGTTCCTGTGGCCCTACCACAGGCAGGTGTACTGGGACCTGACGCAGCGGATCTACCGCGAGGAGATCGACCCGGCCTATGACGGGGACCTGCAGGCGGGGATCCCGTACTGCGCGCCGGGCACCCCGTCCTGCGACGCCGACTACGACTACGACTCCCGGCCGCACGAGGTCCACAAGGCGGTGCGGAGAATCTCCCTCACCGGCGAGATCGGCCGCCCGATGATCACGATCCACGGGACTCTCGACGCCCTGCTGCCGATCGACGCCGACTCCGACCACTACGCCGCGATGATCCGGCGGCAGGGCCGTTCGGCGCTGCACCGCTACTACCGGATCGAGGACGGCAACCACACCGACGGCCTGTACGACGCGTTCCCCGACCGCCTGCGCCCGCTGCTGCCCTGCTACCACAACGCGTTCGACGCCCTGGAGGCGTGGACCACGCGGGGCGTGCGCCCGCCCGCATCGGCAACCCTGCCCCGCCCGGACGGCGACGTGGTCACCACCTGCCCGCTGACGGGAGGCCGATGA
- a CDS encoding 3-hydroxybutyrate dehydrogenase: MTDPVAIPDLSGRRALVTGGASGIGRACARRLASAGAEVVIADINAEAAGKVAAELGGRAVVADLADLDALGPVLAAAATADVVVNNAGFQHVAPIEEFPPETFGRILRVMVETPFRIVAAALPHMYREGWGRVINVSSVHGLRASAYKSAYVAAKHALEGLSKVIALEGAPHGVTSNCINPAYVRTPLVEGQIADQAAAHGIDPGEVVERVMLGRAAVKRLIEPEEVAELVAYLCAPQAAMITGSHLTIDGGWTAG; the protein is encoded by the coding sequence ATGACCGACCCTGTTGCGATCCCGGACCTGTCCGGCCGCCGCGCCCTGGTCACCGGGGGCGCCAGCGGCATCGGCCGTGCCTGCGCCCGGCGGCTGGCCTCCGCGGGCGCGGAGGTGGTGATCGCCGACATCAACGCCGAGGCCGCCGGGAAGGTCGCCGCCGAGCTGGGCGGGCGCGCGGTGGTCGCCGACCTGGCCGACCTCGACGCGCTGGGCCCGGTGCTGGCGGCCGCCGCCACCGCCGACGTCGTGGTGAACAACGCCGGCTTCCAGCACGTGGCGCCGATCGAGGAGTTCCCGCCCGAGACGTTCGGCCGGATCCTGCGGGTCATGGTGGAGACGCCGTTCCGGATCGTCGCCGCCGCCCTGCCGCACATGTACCGGGAGGGCTGGGGGCGGGTGATCAACGTGTCCAGCGTGCACGGGCTGCGCGCCTCGGCCTACAAGTCCGCCTATGTGGCCGCCAAACACGCCCTGGAGGGCCTGTCCAAGGTCATCGCGCTGGAGGGCGCCCCGCACGGCGTCACCTCCAACTGCATCAACCCCGCGTACGTGCGCACCCCGCTGGTGGAGGGGCAGATCGCCGACCAGGCCGCCGCGCACGGCATCGACCCCGGCGAGGTGGTCGAGCGGGTGATGCTGGGCCGGGCCGCCGTCAAGCGGCTCATCGAGCCCGAGGAGGTCGCCGAACTGGTCGCCTACCTGTGCGCCCCGCAGGCCGCGATGATCACGGGTTCGCATCTGACCATCGACGGCGGATGGACGGCGGGTTGA
- a CDS encoding ATP-binding protein, translating into MLYGRDTEQAEIDRLLAGVRAGRGGALVLCGEAGIGKSSLLEYAAAHAEGMRVLRAVGFEAEVDLAFAGLHQLLWPVQDRVDRLPDAQAAALRTALGSATGAADRFTIGLAVLTLLADLAGDGPVLCLVDDAQWVDSSTAEALLFAARRVTAEGVAMIFAAREGALRTAGLPELALARLAPDDARRLPAVQGLPPTLRERVIAESAGNPLALVEFAAVRRIPNGPVPLPVADRVLAGFRAQIAALPERTRLMLLIASAEGRGYMPSLLGAARRFGVGLDDLEEAERAGLVEVTGDSIGFRHPLIRAAAYQDAVTARRVEVHRVLADTADEPGCRARHLASAALGPDEEVAAELQRAAERALARGGHGPGAALFRQAADLTPEPAARARRLGAAASAALRAGRVEEAGELADQAERLVDDPAEATLPARVRAAVEYERGDARAAARLLVRHARHAPPAEAQAMLRTGALYAWAGADLDTVRAADEELRAVGRDDRVVAGLARLAAGDHAAGLPPLRELVAEARRALPSASAADLTQAVHLGLVIGDDAAALELATAAVARCRRDGQVGALPDLLEALARAQVDAGLHREAEATVAEAAELARTLGMPHRADRLAAVTARVAAIEGDGERLRALTPADPVDDALALLDLGAGRYPDALRRLAGIAGGPRRHTAGGIVSAADHVEAAVRAGRPEDAQEPMRRLRAWADAGGGTWSRALLLRCRGLLEDAEEPYAEAVRAHRDTGRPFERARTQLLYGEWLRRARRRSDARDVLRPALETFESLRAGPWAERARAELRAAGDAVVPARAAAPDLLARLTPQERQVVRLAAEGISSREIAAQLFLSPRTVEYHLYKAYPKLGVSSRRELSRLQLEPI; encoded by the coding sequence GTGCTCTACGGGCGGGACACCGAGCAGGCCGAGATCGACCGGCTGCTGGCGGGCGTGCGCGCGGGCCGCGGCGGAGCCCTGGTGCTGTGCGGCGAGGCGGGCATCGGCAAGTCGAGCCTGCTGGAGTACGCCGCCGCGCACGCGGAGGGCATGCGGGTGCTGCGCGCCGTGGGCTTCGAGGCGGAGGTCGACCTGGCGTTCGCCGGGCTGCACCAGTTGCTGTGGCCGGTGCAGGACCGCGTGGACCGCCTGCCCGACGCGCAGGCCGCCGCGCTGCGGACCGCGCTGGGCTCGGCGACCGGGGCGGCCGACCGCTTCACCATCGGCCTGGCGGTGCTGACCCTGCTGGCCGACCTGGCCGGCGACGGCCCGGTGCTGTGCCTGGTGGACGACGCCCAGTGGGTGGACTCCAGCACGGCCGAGGCGCTGCTGTTCGCCGCCCGCCGGGTGACCGCCGAGGGCGTGGCGATGATCTTCGCCGCGCGGGAGGGGGCGCTGCGCACCGCCGGGCTGCCGGAACTGGCGCTGGCCCGGCTCGCGCCCGACGACGCCCGGCGGCTGCCCGCCGTCCAGGGGCTGCCGCCCACGCTGCGGGAACGGGTGATCGCCGAGTCGGCGGGCAACCCGCTGGCGCTGGTCGAGTTCGCCGCGGTGCGCCGGATCCCGAACGGGCCCGTCCCGCTGCCGGTGGCCGACCGGGTGCTGGCCGGGTTCCGCGCGCAGATCGCCGCGCTGCCCGAGCGGACCCGGCTGATGCTGCTGATCGCCTCGGCCGAGGGACGCGGCTACATGCCCTCGCTGCTGGGCGCCGCGCGGCGGTTCGGGGTGGGCCTGGACGACCTGGAGGAGGCCGAGCGGGCCGGGCTGGTGGAGGTCACCGGCGACTCGATCGGCTTCCGGCATCCGCTGATCCGCGCCGCCGCCTACCAGGACGCGGTGACCGCCCGGCGGGTCGAGGTGCACCGGGTGCTCGCCGACACCGCCGACGAGCCCGGCTGCCGCGCCCGGCACCTGGCGTCCGCCGCGCTCGGCCCGGACGAGGAGGTGGCCGCCGAGCTGCAGCGGGCGGCCGAACGGGCGCTGGCCCGCGGCGGCCACGGCCCCGGCGCCGCCCTGTTCCGCCAGGCCGCCGACCTCACCCCCGAGCCCGCCGCGCGCGCCCGCCGCCTCGGCGCCGCCGCCTCCGCCGCGTTGCGGGCCGGGCGCGTCGAGGAGGCCGGGGAGCTGGCCGACCAGGCCGAACGGCTGGTCGACGACCCGGCCGAGGCGACCTTGCCGGCACGGGTGCGGGCGGCCGTGGAGTACGAACGCGGTGACGCCCGCGCCGCCGCCCGCCTGCTGGTGCGGCACGCCCGGCACGCCCCGCCCGCCGAGGCGCAGGCCATGCTCCGCACCGGGGCGCTGTACGCGTGGGCGGGCGCAGACCTCGACACGGTACGGGCCGCCGACGAGGAGCTGCGGGCGGTCGGGCGGGACGACCGGGTGGTGGCGGGCCTGGCGCGGCTGGCCGCCGGGGACCACGCCGCCGGGCTGCCGCCGCTGCGCGAGCTGGTCGCCGAGGCCCGCCGGGCGCTGCCGTCCGCCTCCGCCGCGGACCTGACCCAGGCCGTTCACCTGGGGCTGGTCATCGGGGACGACGCGGCGGCGCTGGAGCTGGCGACCGCCGCCGTGGCCCGCTGCCGCCGGGACGGGCAGGTCGGGGCGCTGCCCGACCTGCTGGAGGCGCTGGCGCGGGCGCAGGTCGACGCCGGGCTGCACCGGGAGGCCGAGGCGACCGTCGCCGAGGCGGCCGAGCTGGCCCGCACCCTCGGCATGCCGCACCGCGCCGACCGGCTCGCCGCGGTCACGGCCCGCGTCGCCGCGATCGAGGGCGACGGGGAACGCCTGCGCGCCCTGACCCCCGCGGACCCGGTGGACGACGCCCTCGCCCTGCTGGACCTGGGCGCGGGCCGGTATCCGGACGCGCTGCGGCGTCTGGCCGGCATCGCGGGCGGCCCGCGGCGGCACACGGCGGGCGGGATCGTGTCGGCCGCCGACCACGTCGAGGCGGCGGTCCGCGCCGGCCGGCCCGAGGACGCCCAGGAGCCGATGCGGCGCCTGCGGGCGTGGGCCGACGCCGGGGGCGGGACGTGGTCCCGCGCCCTGCTGCTGCGCTGCCGCGGCCTGCTGGAGGACGCCGAGGAGCCGTACGCCGAGGCCGTCCGCGCGCACCGGGACACGGGCCGCCCGTTCGAACGCGCCCGCACCCAGTTGCTGTACGGGGAGTGGCTGCGCCGGGCGCGCCGCCGTTCCGACGCCCGCGACGTGCTCCGCCCGGCGCTGGAGACCTTCGAGTCCCTGCGGGCCGGGCCGTGGGCCGAGCGCGCCCGCGCCGAGCTGCGCGCCGCCGGGGACGCCGTCGTGCCCGCCCGCGCCGCCGCCCCGGACCTGCTGGCCCGTCTCACCCCGCAGGAACGCCAGGTGGTGCGGCTCGCCGCCGAGGGCATCAGCAGCCGTGAGATCGCCGCCCAGCTCTTCCTGTCGCCCCGGACGGTGGAGTACCACCTCTACAAGGCGTATCCCAAGCTGGGCGTGTCCTCCCGCCGCGAGCTCTCCCGCCTGCAGCTGGAGCCGATCTAG
- a CDS encoding extracellular catalytic domain type 2 short-chain-length polyhydroxyalkanoate depolymerase: protein MMRLRLSALTAALATAVTGVLATAALAAVPPPTAGDLRSYDIGATYVSGVSSGGYMANQLHVAYSGVFQGAGIFSAGPYRCAQGDLATALNACMQTYMPRKTPAQLVSETRSLASSGAVDPVANLSGDPVYLYHGSNDQTVVRAVNDDLAAYYQSLGARVSYRKTASGHAWVSPIGPVSCTSTASPFINNCGDDPPGQMLAHLFGAPVNAPASQLNGTLIQFDQNDYAVGGDASAISMGDEGFAYVPDDCANGARCRLMVALHGCKQGYRYQSFGDKFMRYAYLNEYADTNDMIVLYPQAIPTTDLTNPNGCWNWWAYQGDTRYAQHGGTQIETILNMVEALTGSAPSPTPTPTPTPECVTASNYAHTTAGRAYALYGNTYANGSNEYLGLWNIYTTSSIRQTSPGHWVKC, encoded by the coding sequence ATGATGAGACTCCGGCTGTCCGCGCTGACCGCGGCGCTCGCGACCGCCGTCACCGGAGTGCTCGCCACCGCGGCCCTGGCGGCGGTGCCGCCGCCGACCGCCGGTGACCTGCGCTCGTACGACATCGGCGCGACGTACGTGTCCGGGGTGTCGTCCGGCGGCTACATGGCCAACCAGTTGCACGTCGCCTACTCGGGGGTGTTCCAGGGCGCGGGCATCTTCTCGGCCGGGCCGTACCGGTGCGCGCAGGGCGACCTGGCGACGGCGCTGAACGCCTGCATGCAGACGTACATGCCGCGCAAGACGCCCGCGCAACTGGTCTCCGAGACCCGTTCGCTGGCGAGCAGCGGGGCGGTGGATCCGGTGGCGAACCTGTCGGGCGACCCGGTGTACCTGTACCACGGGTCGAACGACCAGACGGTGGTGCGCGCGGTCAACGACGACCTGGCCGCCTACTACCAGAGCCTCGGGGCGCGGGTCTCGTACCGGAAGACCGCCTCGGGCCACGCGTGGGTCTCCCCCATCGGCCCCGTGAGCTGCACCAGCACGGCCTCGCCGTTCATCAACAACTGTGGGGACGACCCGCCCGGCCAGATGCTGGCGCACCTGTTCGGCGCCCCCGTGAACGCGCCCGCGTCACAGTTGAACGGCACGCTGATCCAGTTCGACCAGAACGACTACGCGGTGGGCGGTGACGCGTCGGCCATCAGCATGGGCGACGAGGGGTTCGCCTACGTTCCGGACGACTGCGCCAACGGGGCGCGATGCCGTCTGATGGTGGCGCTGCACGGCTGCAAGCAGGGCTACCGGTACCAGTCGTTCGGCGACAAGTTCATGCGGTACGCGTACCTGAACGAGTACGCCGACACCAACGACATGATCGTGCTGTACCCGCAGGCGATCCCCACCACCGATCTGACCAACCCGAACGGCTGCTGGAACTGGTGGGCCTACCAGGGCGACACCCGGTACGCGCAGCACGGCGGCACCCAGATCGAGACCATCCTCAACATGGTGGAGGCCCTCACCGGCTCCGCCCCGTCCCCGACACCCACCCCCACCCCGACCCCGGAGTGCGTGACCGCCAGCAACTACGCGCACACCACGGCGGGCCGCGCGTACGCCCTGTACGGCAACACCTACGCCAACGGCTCCAACGAATACCTCGGGCTGTGGAACATCTACACGACCAGCAGCATCAGACAGACCAGCCCAGGCCACTGGGTGAAGTGCTGA
- a CDS encoding lytic polysaccharide monooxygenase auxiliary activity family 9 protein: MKKSRRRLAAIAAGVGIAPLVTVILPATAANAHGYVLSPPSRQAQCAQGIVPCGQIKWEPQSVEGPKGLRSCSGGNARFAELDDDSKGWRATVVGRTVTFTWTFTAPHRTRDYEYYIGDRRIAVFDGGDRQPPSSVSHSVYLGSVSGRQKVLAVWNIADTPNAFYACVDLDVR, from the coding sequence ATGAAGAAATCAAGACGCAGGCTCGCCGCCATTGCGGCGGGCGTGGGAATCGCCCCGCTCGTCACCGTGATCCTCCCGGCCACCGCGGCCAATGCCCACGGCTACGTCCTGTCTCCGCCGAGCCGGCAGGCGCAGTGCGCGCAGGGAATCGTCCCGTGCGGACAGATCAAATGGGAGCCGCAGAGCGTCGAAGGCCCCAAGGGGCTGCGCAGTTGCAGCGGCGGAAACGCGCGGTTCGCCGAACTCGACGACGACTCCAAGGGCTGGCGGGCCACCGTCGTCGGCCGGACGGTGACGTTCACCTGGACGTTCACCGCCCCGCACCGCACCAGGGACTACGAGTACTACATCGGCGACCGGCGGATCGCGGTGTTCGACGGCGGAGACCGGCAGCCGCCGTCCAGCGTGTCCCACTCGGTCTACCTCGGCAGCGTGAGCGGCCGCCAGAAGGTGCTGGCGGTCTGGAACATCGCCGACACCCCCAACGCCTTCTACGCCTGCGTCGACCTGGACGTCCGCTGA
- a CDS encoding helix-turn-helix domain-containing protein has product MSLEFFLELLAREAPAVEFEAPVLEARAAGASPETLERLEHGKRIALQIRATLERRARREAELAALFETASDLAGLRDLDAVLEAIVRRARRLLHADVSYMTLNDDERGDTYMRVTDGSVSAAFRALRLPLGAGLGGLVAQTGMPYTSGSYLSDDQFRHTTEIDTAVAEEGLVSILGVPMRLGSRSIGVLFAAHRTDHPFAKEEVALLSSLAAYAAVAIDNARLLAETRAALEELSAANEVIRARGDAVERAAQAHDRMADLVVRGAGVADICRVVVDVLGGTVFVLEGDAVLASVGGEPDPADLAIAADLAAASRTTGRTVSRGALRVATATAGAETLCTLVLRCAGEPSDTLSDIDQRILERAAIVIALLRLIQRSVAEAEGRVRGDLLRDLLDGRMIDRQTMADRARRVGVEPGDRHVLVVVRHDADDETGRRRAAFWAASHATAHHGLFQVQGAEIILLLPGEDPGETARGVARELGQSLGAPATAGAAGPVTALEPLTACYEEAKRCADALLALGRRGTGAGARELGFVGLLIGHDNDVTGFVESALGPVLDYDAKRGTELVATLDAYFGCGGALSKTAARLHIHTNTVTQRLERVGRLLGPGWQEPERALELQLALRLHRLRLE; this is encoded by the coding sequence ATGAGTCTCGAGTTCTTCCTGGAGTTGCTGGCCCGCGAGGCTCCGGCGGTCGAGTTCGAGGCTCCCGTCCTGGAGGCGCGGGCGGCCGGGGCGAGCCCGGAGACCCTGGAGCGGCTCGAGCACGGCAAGCGGATCGCGCTGCAGATCCGGGCCACCCTGGAACGCCGGGCCCGCCGCGAGGCCGAGCTGGCGGCATTGTTCGAGACCGCGAGCGACCTGGCCGGGCTGCGGGACCTGGACGCGGTGCTGGAGGCGATCGTGCGGCGGGCGCGGCGGCTGCTGCACGCCGACGTGTCGTACATGACCCTGAACGACGACGAGCGCGGCGACACCTACATGCGGGTCACCGACGGGTCGGTGTCGGCGGCGTTCCGGGCGCTGCGGCTGCCGCTGGGGGCCGGGCTCGGCGGGCTGGTCGCGCAGACCGGGATGCCCTACACCTCGGGGTCCTACCTGTCGGACGACCAGTTCCGGCACACCACCGAGATCGACACCGCGGTCGCCGAGGAGGGACTGGTCTCCATCCTCGGGGTGCCGATGCGGCTGGGCTCCCGGTCGATCGGGGTGCTGTTCGCCGCGCACCGCACCGACCACCCGTTCGCCAAGGAGGAGGTTGCGCTGCTCAGCTCGCTGGCCGCCTACGCGGCGGTGGCGATCGACAACGCCCGGCTGCTGGCCGAGACCCGCGCCGCCCTGGAGGAGCTGAGCGCCGCCAACGAGGTGATCCGGGCGCGCGGCGACGCGGTGGAACGCGCCGCGCAGGCCCACGACCGGATGGCCGACCTGGTGGTGCGCGGCGCGGGCGTGGCCGACATCTGCCGGGTGGTCGTGGACGTGCTGGGCGGCACGGTGTTCGTGCTGGAGGGCGACGCCGTGCTGGCGTCGGTCGGCGGCGAGCCCGACCCGGCCGACCTGGCGATCGCCGCCGACCTGGCCGCCGCCTCCCGCACCACCGGCCGTACCGTCTCCCGGGGCGCGCTGCGGGTCGCGACCGCCACCGCCGGCGCGGAGACCCTGTGCACGCTGGTGCTGCGCTGCGCCGGCGAGCCGTCCGACACGCTGTCCGACATCGACCAGCGGATCCTGGAACGCGCCGCCATCGTGATCGCCCTGCTGCGGCTGATCCAGCGCAGCGTCGCCGAGGCCGAGGGCCGGGTGCGCGGCGACCTGCTGCGCGACCTGCTGGACGGCCGGATGATCGACCGGCAGACGATGGCCGACCGCGCCAGGCGCGTCGGGGTGGAGCCCGGCGACCGGCACGTGCTGGTGGTGGTCCGGCACGACGCCGACGACGAGACCGGCCGCCGCCGCGCCGCGTTCTGGGCGGCCTCCCACGCCACCGCCCACCACGGCCTCTTCCAGGTGCAGGGGGCCGAGATCATCCTGCTGCTGCCGGGCGAGGACCCCGGCGAGACCGCCCGCGGCGTCGCCCGCGAGCTGGGCCAGTCCCTCGGCGCGCCCGCCACGGCGGGGGCCGCCGGGCCCGTCACCGCCCTGGAGCCCCTGACCGCCTGCTACGAGGAGGCCAAGCGCTGCGCCGACGCCCTGCTGGCGCTGGGCCGGCGCGGCACCGGGGCCGGGGCCAGGGAACTCGGCTTCGTCGGCCTGCTGATCGGCCACGACAACGACGTCACCGGCTTCGTCGAGTCGGCCCTCGGCCCCGTCCTGGACTACGACGCCAAACGCGGCACCGAACTGGTCGCCACCCTCGACGCCTACTTCGGCTGCGGCGGCGCGCTCAGCAAGACCGCCGCCCGCCTGCACATCCACACCAACACCGTCACCCAGCGCCTGGAACGCGTCGGCCGCCTCCTCGGCCCCGGCTGGCAGGAGCCCGAACGGGCCCTCGAACTCCAGCTCGCCCTGCGCCTGCACCGCCTGCGCCTGGAATGA